In Marinobacter sp. LQ44, the following are encoded in one genomic region:
- a CDS encoding OmpW/AlkL family protein: protein MSRGFKMGVLAAAVMATAPAVQAFEAGDFILRAGVVHVAPDDSSDSITVGGAPLLSGADSKVTVDSNTQLGLRATYMFTNNLGVGLLGATPFKHNINGGGDIPSDVKLGETKHLPPTLTLQYFPLASSSAFQPFVGVGVNYTTFFEEKTTGTLDSVVAAEYGNPGARTSLDLDDSVGVAVEVGMDYMLSENFGLNAAIWWADINTDARVKVYDANGDFAAQTDKFEVEIDPMVYMVGFTYKF from the coding sequence ATGTCTCGTGGTTTCAAAATGGGTGTTCTGGCAGCGGCTGTGATGGCAACTGCACCGGCCGTTCAGGCTTTCGAAGCGGGTGATTTCATTCTGCGTGCGGGTGTTGTGCATGTGGCACCGGATGATTCCAGTGATTCTATTACTGTGGGTGGCGCACCGCTGCTTTCCGGTGCAGATTCAAAAGTCACTGTCGATTCCAATACACAGCTGGGCCTGCGTGCCACCTATATGTTTACCAACAACCTCGGTGTCGGCCTGCTGGGTGCAACCCCGTTCAAGCACAACATCAACGGTGGCGGCGATATTCCGAGTGACGTCAAGCTGGGCGAAACCAAACACCTGCCGCCAACCCTGACCCTGCAATACTTTCCGCTGGCAAGCTCTTCAGCCTTCCAGCCATTCGTGGGCGTGGGCGTGAACTACACCACTTTCTTTGAAGAGAAGACCACCGGAACTCTGGATAGCGTGGTTGCTGCAGAATACGGCAACCCCGGAGCCCGCACGTCGCTGGACCTGGACGACAGTGTTGGCGTGGCCGTGGAAGTGGGCATGGACTACATGCTGAGTGAGAATTTTGGTCTTAACGCGGCAATCTGGTGGGCAGACATCAATACCGATGCCCGTGTGAAGGTTTACGATGCGAACGGTGACTTCGCCGCACAGACAGACAAGTTCGAAGTAGAAATCGACCCCATGGTCTACATGGTCGGTTTCACCTACAAGTTCTGA
- a CDS encoding winged helix-turn-helix transcriptional regulator produces the protein MARKRFDDSNCSVARALNEVGDWWSLLIVLHAMYGTRRFVDFQQQLGIAKNILCDRLAKLVDNEVLRKVDVGEHGSRFEYRLTEKGRDLFPVVVALRQWGDKWNPAPDGQPLDLRDRDTGKPVQPVTVRNAEGQPLSIRDVFVPDNAESDSKTA, from the coding sequence ATGGCCAGAAAACGTTTTGATGACTCCAACTGCTCCGTCGCCCGCGCCCTGAATGAAGTGGGGGACTGGTGGTCGCTGCTGATTGTGCTGCATGCCATGTACGGCACCCGCCGGTTTGTGGATTTTCAGCAGCAGCTGGGGATTGCCAAGAACATTCTGTGCGACCGACTGGCTAAACTGGTCGACAACGAAGTTTTGCGTAAAGTGGATGTGGGCGAGCACGGCTCACGCTTTGAGTACCGGCTCACGGAGAAAGGCCGCGACCTGTTTCCGGTAGTGGTGGCTCTGCGCCAGTGGGGCGACAAGTGGAACCCCGCCCCGGACGGCCAGCCCCTGGACCTGCGCGATCGCGATACCGGTAAGCCGGTGCAACCGGTTACCGTGCGCAATGCCGAAGGCCAACCACTGTCAATCCGTGATGTGTTCGTTCCAGACAATGCTGAAAGCGACAGCAAAACGGCCTGA
- a CDS encoding NADH:flavin oxidoreductase produces the protein MSMNLGPLFEPFELHNLKLRNRVAMAPMTRNFSPKGVPGQDVVDYYRRRAEAGVGLIITEGTVVNHAAANGYPNVPAFYGDEALAGWKKVVDAVHEAGGAIFPQLWHVGAVRKEGIEPDPSVPGYSPSGLFAPGKPNGKAMTKEDIQDVIKAFGDAAQDAKALGFDGVEIHGAHGYLLDQFLWEGTNQRDDEYGGSMENRLRFVVELVEEVRHRVGPDYPIMLRFSQWKQQDYEARLVNSPEELERFLKPLVEAGVDIFHASTRRFWEPEFEGSNLNLAGWTQKLTGKPTMSVGSVGLTEDFISGTFASQKEAVEQSGIDELVERMTNGEFDLIAVGRALLQDPEWLVKVKEGRLNEVEAFAKKSLAKLY, from the coding sequence ATGAGCATGAATCTAGGACCGTTGTTTGAACCGTTTGAACTTCACAACCTCAAGCTGCGCAACCGCGTAGCCATGGCCCCGATGACCCGCAATTTCTCGCCCAAGGGTGTTCCGGGCCAGGATGTGGTGGACTACTATCGCCGCCGCGCCGAGGCCGGTGTTGGCCTGATCATTACCGAAGGCACGGTAGTGAATCACGCGGCTGCCAACGGTTACCCGAACGTACCGGCCTTTTATGGCGACGAAGCCCTGGCGGGCTGGAAGAAGGTGGTGGATGCCGTGCACGAAGCCGGCGGCGCCATTTTCCCGCAACTGTGGCACGTGGGCGCGGTACGCAAGGAAGGTATCGAGCCGGATCCGTCGGTTCCCGGTTATAGCCCGTCCGGCCTGTTCGCTCCGGGCAAGCCCAACGGCAAGGCCATGACCAAAGAAGACATTCAGGACGTGATCAAAGCCTTCGGCGATGCCGCTCAGGATGCCAAGGCTCTGGGCTTTGACGGCGTGGAAATCCACGGCGCCCATGGTTACCTGCTGGACCAGTTCCTATGGGAAGGCACCAATCAGCGTGACGACGAATACGGCGGCAGCATGGAAAACCGCCTGCGCTTTGTGGTGGAACTCGTCGAAGAAGTCCGCCATCGCGTTGGCCCGGATTACCCGATCATGCTGCGCTTCTCTCAGTGGAAGCAGCAGGACTACGAAGCAAGACTGGTGAATAGCCCCGAGGAACTGGAACGCTTCCTGAAGCCTCTGGTGGAGGCCGGTGTCGACATCTTCCACGCTTCCACCCGCCGCTTCTGGGAGCCGGAATTTGAAGGTTCCAACCTGAATCTGGCCGGGTGGACCCAGAAGCTCACTGGCAAGCCAACCATGTCTGTCGGCAGCGTGGGCCTGACCGAAGACTTCATCAGCGGCACCTTCGCCAGCCAGAAAGAAGCCGTGGAGCAGTCCGGTATTGATGAGCTGGTTGAGCGCATGACCAACGGCGAATTCGACCTGATCGCTGTTGGCCGCGCCCTGCTGCAAGATCCGGAATGGCTGGTGAAAGTGAAAGAAGGCCGATTGAATGAAGTGGAAGCCTTTGCCAAGAAATCCCTGGCCAAGCTTTACTGA
- the bamE gene encoding outer membrane protein assembly factor BamE, whose amino-acid sequence MAVARHLKLAGMALLLATLVGCATVGRDFATHNVDQIRIGETTRADIQDMFGEPWRTGVEDGKRTWTYGKYRWSAFGDAETTDLVVRFNSDGTVSSYVFNTTE is encoded by the coding sequence ATGGCAGTGGCTCGACATCTGAAACTGGCTGGCATGGCCTTGTTGTTGGCGACCCTGGTGGGCTGCGCGACGGTAGGCCGCGATTTTGCGACCCACAATGTGGACCAGATCCGCATTGGTGAAACCACCCGGGCGGACATTCAGGACATGTTCGGCGAGCCCTGGCGCACCGGGGTGGAAGACGGCAAGCGTACCTGGACTTATGGCAAGTATCGCTGGTCTGCCTTTGGTGATGCAGAAACGACGGACCTGGTGGTGCGGTTCAACAGCGATGGTACGGTGTCATCCTACGTTTTTAATACCACCGAGTAA
- a CDS encoding TetR family transcriptional regulator — MNTLAGGKLKLVQAALRLITETRSLTSLGLRELAREAGLNPNTFYRHFKSLDEFGLQVLGYIAEDMKTGVRQLRQMADSSEQASHDTVTFVYHYFLANPAATTVAVRELHGPSPVLRRALEAQLDASAREMAEDILERGLVPGVEAAVVHEVSHMTIRYILFRAMDYIEKPEQREKIQQETERFINRQFRGAMIEGLNEEEVLALKAAPGQT, encoded by the coding sequence ATGAACACACTGGCCGGCGGAAAACTGAAACTGGTGCAGGCCGCATTGCGGTTGATTACCGAAACACGGAGCCTGACATCACTCGGGCTGCGGGAGCTGGCCCGTGAGGCTGGGTTGAATCCGAATACCTTTTACCGGCACTTCAAGAGCCTGGACGAATTCGGGCTGCAAGTACTGGGGTATATCGCCGAGGACATGAAAACCGGCGTGCGACAACTGCGGCAGATGGCGGATTCATCCGAGCAGGCATCCCACGACACCGTCACCTTTGTGTACCACTACTTCCTCGCCAATCCCGCCGCCACCACGGTCGCCGTCCGCGAGCTGCACGGGCCCTCGCCGGTGTTACGCCGGGCGCTGGAGGCGCAGCTGGATGCCAGTGCCCGGGAGATGGCGGAGGACATTCTTGAGCGGGGATTGGTGCCAGGTGTGGAGGCCGCTGTGGTGCATGAAGTTTCCCACATGACCATCCGCTATATCCTGTTCCGGGCCATGGATTACATTGAGAAGCCCGAGCAGCGGGAAAAGATCCAGCAGGAAACCGAACGGTTTATCAACCGGCAGTTCCGGGGGGCCATGATTGAGGGGCTAAACGAGGAAGAGGTGCTGGCGTTGAAAGCTGCACCGGGGCAAACCTGA
- a CDS encoding flavin-containing monooxygenase — protein sequence MTQTAQIAIIGTGFSGLGMAIKLKEAGFNDFVILEQSDDIGGTWHENHYPGCACDVQSALYSFSFEQNPNWSRMFAPQPEIKAYLRHCAEKYGLLEHIQLNTHVAGARWNDKTGAWTIETCDSPKLWAYMQTNNLKPGDVLDRSDKTLPRFRKLHAQVLVSGMGGLSTPAYPDIKGMDTFTGTSFHSQNWDHDYDFRGKRVAVIGTGASAIQFVPEIAKDAAHLDLYQRTPPWIMPKPDREIRPLERMMFRKVPQTLNAFRQSIYWTLEARVLGFVGNPRILKIGELQARRHIRNQIKDKDLRKKVTPDFHFGCKRVLISNNYYPALDQEHVDVLTDGIREVKGNTIVDSNGTERQVDCIVYGTGFRAQEPIPRGMIYGRGGQDLLDAWREGAEAYKGTTVAGFPNFFMLMGPNTGLGHSSMVYMIESQVQYVLDALKKMQHRGWKTVEVKEDAVSQYNASIHAKLGDSVWQTGCKSWYVNENGKNTTLWPGFTWQFRQQTKRFDAEQYVCEATEVMEQGGEPALVG from the coding sequence ATGACACAAACCGCACAGATCGCCATCATCGGCACCGGCTTCTCCGGCCTCGGCATGGCCATCAAACTCAAAGAAGCCGGCTTCAACGACTTCGTTATCCTCGAACAAAGCGACGACATCGGCGGCACCTGGCACGAAAACCACTACCCCGGTTGCGCCTGCGACGTGCAATCTGCGCTGTACTCCTTCTCCTTCGAACAGAATCCCAACTGGAGCCGGATGTTCGCGCCCCAGCCGGAAATCAAAGCCTACCTGCGCCACTGCGCGGAAAAGTACGGTCTGCTCGAACATATCCAGCTCAATACCCACGTGGCCGGTGCCCGCTGGAATGACAAAACCGGTGCCTGGACCATCGAAACCTGCGACAGCCCCAAGCTCTGGGCCTACATGCAAACCAACAACCTGAAGCCCGGGGATGTCCTGGATCGCAGCGACAAAACCCTGCCCAGGTTCCGCAAGCTGCACGCCCAAGTGCTGGTATCCGGTATGGGTGGCCTGAGTACTCCTGCCTACCCGGATATCAAGGGCATGGACACCTTCACCGGTACCAGCTTCCACTCCCAGAACTGGGACCACGACTATGATTTTCGCGGCAAGCGAGTGGCGGTGATCGGCACCGGAGCCTCGGCCATCCAGTTTGTTCCGGAGATCGCCAAGGATGCCGCCCACCTGGATCTGTACCAGCGCACGCCACCGTGGATTATGCCCAAGCCGGACCGGGAAATCCGCCCGCTGGAGCGGATGATGTTCCGTAAGGTGCCGCAGACCCTGAATGCGTTTCGTCAGAGCATCTACTGGACGCTGGAAGCCCGGGTGCTGGGCTTTGTCGGTAACCCGCGCATCCTGAAAATCGGTGAGCTGCAGGCCCGCCGCCACATCCGCAACCAGATCAAGGACAAGGACCTGCGCAAGAAAGTCACGCCGGATTTCCATTTCGGCTGCAAGCGGGTGCTGATTTCCAACAACTACTACCCGGCGCTCGACCAGGAACACGTGGATGTGCTCACCGATGGCATCCGTGAGGTGAAAGGCAACACCATCGTGGATAGCAATGGCACCGAGCGCCAGGTGGACTGCATCGTTTATGGCACCGGCTTCAGGGCCCAGGAGCCGATTCCCCGGGGCATGATCTACGGCCGTGGCGGCCAGGACCTGCTCGATGCCTGGCGCGAAGGGGCGGAAGCCTACAAGGGCACCACGGTGGCCGGCTTCCCCAATTTCTTCATGCTGATGGGCCCCAACACCGGCCTCGGCCACAGCTCCATGGTGTACATGATCGAATCCCAGGTTCAGTACGTGCTGGATGCCCTGAAAAAAATGCAGCACCGGGGCTGGAAGACGGTGGAAGTGAAGGAAGACGCCGTCAGCCAGTACAACGCCTCGATTCACGCCAAACTCGGCGATTCGGTGTGGCAGACCGGCTGCAAGAGCTGGTACGTGAACGAGAATGGTAAGAACACCACCCTGTGGCCGGGCTTTACCTGGCAGTTCCGGCAGCAGACCAAGCGTTTTGATGCCGAGCAGTATGTGTGTGAAGCTACGGAGGTGATGGAGCAGGGTGGGGAGCCGGCATTGGTTGGCTAG
- a CDS encoding S-type pyocin domain-containing protein: MTKIADPHSLALHEALMIEGGWDQYSDKELASYLSSSSSTPARLRDQLASGELVLLKEIPAAPVFRLVSGRIVPTESTYAAIAENAVTAFEKRFGDRQAFPSRGTAYAHSDSLPPPPKLDYTPEPPVIEPPPEPLHPPVVISENFGLPPLGPKVFAKSCTRPSGDTDSNEGEEKASNFGTLAMLAPATVTSPGANGLRPLGLISGSAMRLAKGWAMAARIGAGVLSTAGSAVLLALWPSKLGDSTLYTEEELLEMAEAAIRVRFHLHVDATGNLRVAGYHVNDSTGYKDRVPVAHAELKGENFEVVVDDDFTLVWYPDDSGHRPVVSTEYPADSGIDPYSILVTPIQEDGQEHSPPGYQRPFEDQVELIVRFPADSGIEPLYLVFRKTARDERGVVTGGGEEITGTWLESASRDLGAPIPAQIADRLRGREFASFDRFREAFWLEVSGDHTLLSQFKGSNQELIKQGYAPFPRFRDQAGGREKYEIHHLEEIQNGGAVYDLDNMTITTPRNHIRIHSKGNL, translated from the coding sequence GTGACCAAAATAGCAGACCCGCACTCGCTTGCGCTTCACGAAGCGTTGATGATCGAGGGTGGCTGGGACCAATACTCCGATAAGGAACTGGCCAGCTACCTTTCGAGTTCCAGTTCTACCCCTGCCCGATTAAGAGACCAGCTTGCCAGTGGCGAGTTGGTGTTGCTGAAAGAGATCCCGGCGGCTCCCGTTTTCAGGCTGGTATCCGGGCGCATTGTTCCCACGGAAAGCACCTATGCAGCCATTGCAGAGAATGCCGTCACGGCCTTCGAAAAACGCTTCGGTGACCGGCAAGCGTTTCCTTCCAGAGGCACCGCCTACGCTCATTCCGATAGCCTGCCACCACCGCCCAAGCTCGACTACACGCCGGAACCCCCGGTGATTGAGCCACCACCTGAGCCTCTACACCCGCCGGTGGTGATCTCGGAAAACTTTGGGCTTCCGCCCCTGGGGCCCAAGGTATTCGCCAAGTCTTGCACCCGGCCCTCCGGGGATACCGACAGTAATGAGGGCGAGGAAAAGGCCAGCAATTTCGGCACCCTTGCGATGCTTGCCCCCGCCACGGTCACCAGCCCTGGGGCAAACGGCTTGCGGCCGCTGGGCCTGATCTCTGGTTCGGCAATGAGACTGGCAAAAGGCTGGGCCATGGCCGCGCGCATTGGTGCCGGAGTACTCAGCACCGCCGGCAGTGCAGTGCTGTTGGCACTCTGGCCATCCAAATTGGGCGACAGCACCCTGTACACCGAGGAAGAACTGCTTGAGATGGCTGAGGCGGCCATTCGGGTGCGTTTTCATCTGCACGTGGATGCCACCGGAAACCTCCGGGTGGCCGGCTATCACGTCAACGACAGCACCGGATACAAAGACCGGGTTCCGGTTGCTCACGCAGAGCTCAAGGGCGAGAATTTTGAAGTGGTGGTTGATGACGACTTCACCCTCGTGTGGTACCCGGATGACAGCGGCCACCGCCCGGTAGTGAGCACCGAATACCCGGCGGATTCCGGTATTGATCCCTACAGCATTCTGGTGACCCCCATCCAGGAGGATGGCCAGGAACACTCGCCACCCGGCTACCAGCGGCCGTTTGAGGATCAGGTCGAGCTGATTGTCAGGTTTCCGGCGGACAGTGGAATCGAGCCGTTATATCTGGTTTTCCGGAAGACAGCCCGGGATGAACGAGGGGTGGTCACTGGAGGCGGAGAAGAAATTACTGGAACTTGGTTAGAGAGCGCTTCAAGAGATCTTGGAGCGCCGATACCTGCTCAGATTGCAGATCGGCTTAGGGGGCGTGAGTTCGCGAGTTTTGATCGGTTTCGAGAGGCATTTTGGCTAGAAGTTTCCGGAGACCATACGTTGCTCTCCCAATTTAAAGGCTCAAACCAAGAGCTAATAAAACAAGGTTATGCTCCTTTCCCTAGATTCAGAGATCAGGCTGGCGGGCGTGAGAAGTATGAGATACACCACCTGGAAGAAATTCAAAATGGCGGGGCAGTCTATGACCTCGACAACATGACGATCACTACCCCAAGAAACCACATTCGAATTCATTCAAAGGGCAATCTATGA
- a CDS encoding bacteriocin immunity protein, protein MKDRIEEYTEAEFKKLVQDICSVNVASEDEHTQLVRLFCRLTQHPDGSDLIYYPDDEADATPERITEIVKNWRADQGLPGFKR, encoded by the coding sequence ATGAAAGATAGGATTGAAGAATACACCGAAGCCGAGTTCAAAAAGCTCGTTCAGGACATTTGCTCTGTCAATGTAGCCAGTGAGGATGAGCACACGCAACTAGTTAGACTGTTCTGCCGTTTGACACAGCACCCTGATGGCTCAGACCTGATCTACTACCCTGACGATGAGGCTGATGCCACTCCTGAACGGATTACTGAAATTGTAAAGAATTGGAGAGCAGATCAAGGATTACCTGGATTCAAGCGATAG